In Ostrea edulis chromosome 6, xbOstEdul1.1, whole genome shotgun sequence, a single window of DNA contains:
- the LOC125683418 gene encoding uncharacterized protein LOC125683418, protein MHSFTLKMLVILSACVIVVCVNNAESAVINFERLCQSTEIDYGFRKGIWQQDAVHFCFPSPILNNKCQTIAATRGINCTTVGENYFLQGGKPGRQAVCCEKKGMTLTNCSRAKKTFSFTHGFNIMYFERVLRALISTPSAGDVTEFEIELCDPVTDAAGTSSGSLPPLPTDLHLNL, encoded by the exons ATGCATTCATTTACTTTGAAGATGCTTGTCATACTGTCAGCCTGCGTCATTGTGGTGTGTGTTAACAACGCCGAAAGTGCAGTCATCAATTTTGAACGCTTATGCCAAAGTACTGAAATTGATTACGGATTTCGAAAAGGCATATGGCAACAGGATGCGGTCCACTTCTGTTTTCCATCCCCAATATTGAACAACAAATGTCAGACAATCG CGGCAACGCGAGGAATTAACTGCACGACGGTTGGTGAAAACTACTTTCTACAGGGCGGAAAACCTGGTAGACAGGCAGTGTGCTGTGAAAAAAAAG GTATGACTTTAACCAACTGCTCTAGAGCAAAGAAGACATTTTCATTTACCCATGGATTCAATATAATGTATTTTGAGCGGGTCCTTAGGGCACTCATCAG CACACCTTCAGCAGGAGATGTAACCGAGTTTGAAATCGAGTTGTGTGACCCCGTAACTGATGCAGCTGGGACATCAAGTGGTTCACTACCACCACTACCCACTGATCTGCATTTGAATTTATAA